A single genomic interval of Metamycoplasma salivarium harbors:
- the rbfA gene encoding 30S ribosome-binding factor RbfA, whose product MNSITHERKASLLLKLIGDAFYELQDFDTTNVAINDVTLTNDGSYAKVYVTFFKDKERYLEKVTKMTPFIRSVVARNWHYKKLPELKFNIDTVEPEAARIEKILDNLKK is encoded by the coding sequence ATGAATAGTATTACACATGAAAGAAAAGCTAGCTTATTATTAAAACTAATTGGAGATGCATTTTATGAGTTACAAGACTTTGATACAACAAATGTTGCAATCAATGATGTTACTTTAACAAACGATGGTTCATATGCAAAAGTTTATGTAACATTTTTTAAAGACAAAGAAAGATATTTAGAAAAAGTTACTAAAATGACACCATTTATTCGTTCAGTTGTTGCAAGAAATTGACACTACAAAAAATTGCCAGAACTTAAATTCAACATTGATACTGTTGAACCTGAAGCTGCTAGAATTGAAAAGATTCTAGATAATCTTAAAAAATAA
- the infB gene encoding translation initiation factor IF-2, with the protein MDKKQDKRKSNIANIKEQLSQGKTTALQDGVFIFHGPLTISEFAEKIKKTPAQIITYYFKMGKMKTINTSLNEEEIAELCLEFNLDFKKEDNVDAQNLFDKLEIADDPKDLTVRPPIVTIMGHVDHGKTTLIDQIRKSNILDSEFGGITQHTGAYQVAFKNRKITFLDTPGHEAFTEMRARGAKVTDIVVIVVAADDGVKPQTIEAIDHAKAANVPIIVFVNKIDKPQIDLEKVKSQLAEHDIVCEEWGGNVQFVYGSAIKNQNIDQLLEAIFLQADMLDLKANLNRDPIGTIIESKLDKGKGVVSTVIVQNGTLYPRDFIVAGAQFGNIRSLTTVEGKPLEKALPGTPCVITGLNHNPLAGDRFVVLKDEKFAKKLADEKSYLDKQKEINTKNAINIEDGMKVINIIIKTDVQGTAEAIKNSVSKIKNDEVLINVIRANAGEINKADVILAEASNARIYAFNNSSISGDIAKLAELRNVKIKKHNIIYKIIEELEALAKTLKEPVYEEKGIGQAQVIQLFYYSKVGTIAGCKQLQGVCKEFCKVEVFRKGKSIFKGNINSLKREKNDVKIVEKGFDFGTHIKDFDKIEVDDELKFYEDVLKDE; encoded by the coding sequence ATGGATAAAAAGCAAGATAAAAGAAAATCAAATATAGCAAATATTAAAGAACAATTAAGCCAAGGAAAAACCACTGCCTTACAAGATGGAGTTTTCATTTTTCATGGTCCTTTAACAATTTCTGAATTTGCAGAAAAAATTAAAAAAACGCCTGCACAAATTATTACTTATTATTTTAAAATGGGAAAAATGAAAACCATTAACACTTCATTAAACGAAGAGGAAATTGCAGAACTTTGTTTAGAATTTAATTTAGATTTTAAAAAAGAAGACAATGTCGATGCACAAAATTTATTTGACAAATTGGAAATTGCTGATGATCCTAAAGATTTAACAGTTAGACCACCAATTGTTACTATTATGGGACATGTTGATCATGGAAAAACTACTTTAATTGACCAAATTCGTAAATCAAATATTTTAGATTCAGAATTTGGAGGAATTACACAACATACAGGGGCTTATCAAGTTGCATTTAAAAACCGAAAAATTACATTTTTAGATACTCCTGGCCATGAAGCATTTACCGAAATGCGTGCTCGTGGAGCGAAAGTAACTGACATTGTTGTTATTGTAGTTGCTGCTGACGATGGAGTTAAACCTCAAACTATAGAAGCAATTGACCATGCTAAAGCCGCCAATGTTCCAATTATTGTTTTTGTTAACAAAATTGATAAACCTCAAATTGATTTAGAAAAGGTTAAATCTCAACTTGCAGAACATGATATTGTGTGTGAAGAATGAGGCGGTAATGTTCAATTTGTTTATGGTTCAGCGATAAAAAATCAAAACATTGATCAACTTTTAGAAGCAATTTTCTTGCAAGCAGATATGCTAGATTTAAAAGCAAACTTAAATCGTGATCCAATTGGAACTATTATTGAATCAAAATTGGATAAAGGTAAAGGTGTTGTTTCAACAGTTATTGTTCAAAATGGTACTTTATATCCAAGAGATTTTATTGTTGCTGGCGCACAATTTGGAAATATTAGAAGTTTAACAACCGTTGAAGGAAAACCATTAGAAAAAGCATTACCTGGAACTCCTTGTGTTATTACAGGACTTAATCACAATCCTTTAGCTGGTGATAGATTTGTTGTTTTAAAAGATGAAAAATTTGCTAAAAAATTAGCTGATGAAAAATCTTATTTAGATAAACAAAAAGAAATCAACACTAAAAATGCTATCAACATTGAAGATGGTATGAAAGTCATTAACATTATTATTAAAACTGATGTTCAAGGAACTGCAGAAGCAATTAAAAATTCAGTTTCTAAAATTAAAAATGATGAAGTTTTAATTAATGTTATTAGAGCAAATGCCGGAGAAATTAATAAAGCAGATGTAATTTTAGCCGAAGCTTCAAATGCAAGGATTTATGCATTCAATAATTCTTCAATTAGTGGTGATATTGCAAAATTAGCCGAGCTTAGAAATGTAAAAATCAAAAAGCACAACATTATTTACAAAATAATTGAGGAATTAGAAGCATTAGCAAAAACTTTAAAAGAACCAGTTTATGAAGAAAAAGGAATTGGTCAAGCACAAGTTATTCAATTATTTTATTATTCTAAAGTTGGAACTATTGCTGGATGTAAACAACTACAAGGTGTATGTAAAGAATTTTGTAAAGTTGAAGTTTTTAGAAAAGGAAAATCAATTTTTAAAGGAAATATTAATTCCTTAAAAAGAGAAAAGAATGATGTCAAAATTGTTGAAAAAGGGTTTGATTTTGGAACTCATATCAAAGACTTTGATAAAATAGAAGTAGATGATGAATTAAAATTTTATGAGGATGTATTAAAAGATGAATAG
- a CDS encoding Tex-like N-terminal domain-containing protein gives MNLSIKNVAKKLQLKDIQVEKTLELLEQGCTVPFISRYRKNITEGLDEEQIAKIEELYKYDVELEKRKEAILNILEENKLLTDELKLKIQNASTKQELENIYEPFKIGKKTKASEAIAMGLLPLAEKIMSETSQDFNVFNECKKYFNDKLTTTEQIIEQVKYIIAQIISQDISTREFVKNNLISYGTIEAKVKKDANDEKQVFLQYYDFKERVKFIPNHRILAISRGADKKILSYDISFNEKPIQYELRNKYFVNKRTAFIINDSIDDSLKRLIYPSIIREIKTDLFERAEAEAIKLFAKSVEQMLLAPAVKNKKVMAIDPAYVNGCKIAILDENGNFLEKAIIYPNPPKPNLDKAKEIVNKLLDKYESDLILIGNGTASHETKDFITNLLNWRKEVNGQENAKCLVVSEIGASVYSASKNAIEEFPNLSVEERSAISIGRRYQDPLNELVKIDPKAIGVGQYQHDVDQKMLENELEFKVNKVVNEVGVNLNTASEYILRYISGLTKTLAKKIVEHRNKIKEFTNREELKEIKGISDKVYEQAIGFLRLYNSNVFYDKTNIHPESYKLADSLVKYLNIDLSQIDKKLLQNIDKNKIMNDLKINEFDLNLIIDSLLNPGKDIRDQKAGFTINENITKAEDLHVGQIISGQVLNLTDFGAFVFIGIKQSVLVHVSHMKRTENEFINKPSDVLNIGDTVQIKILDIDLERNRIHGQIIW, from the coding sequence ATGAATTTATCAATCAAAAATGTCGCGAAGAAATTGCAACTTAAAGATATTCAAGTTGAAAAAACATTAGAGTTATTAGAACAAGGATGTACAGTTCCTTTTATTTCAAGATATAGAAAAAATATTACTGAAGGTTTAGATGAAGAACAAATTGCAAAAATTGAAGAACTTTATAAATATGATGTTGAATTAGAAAAAAGAAAAGAAGCAATTTTGAATATTTTGGAAGAAAATAAACTACTAACAGATGAATTAAAATTAAAAATTCAAAATGCAAGCACAAAACAAGAGCTTGAAAACATTTATGAACCTTTCAAAATTGGCAAGAAAACCAAAGCTTCTGAAGCGATTGCAATGGGCCTCTTACCTTTGGCTGAAAAAATTATGTCTGAAACATCACAGGATTTTAATGTTTTTAATGAATGCAAAAAATATTTCAATGATAAACTAACAACAACTGAGCAAATAATTGAACAAGTTAAATACATTATTGCACAAATTATTTCTCAAGATATTTCCACAAGGGAATTTGTTAAAAATAATCTAATTAGTTATGGAACTATTGAAGCTAAGGTTAAAAAAGATGCTAATGATGAAAAACAAGTGTTTTTACAATACTATGATTTTAAAGAAAGAGTTAAATTTATTCCAAACCATAGAATATTAGCAATCTCACGTGGCGCTGATAAGAAGATTTTATCTTATGATATTTCATTTAATGAAAAGCCTATTCAATATGAGCTTAGGAACAAATATTTTGTGAACAAAAGAACAGCATTTATTATTAATGATTCAATCGATGATAGTTTAAAAAGGTTGATATATCCTTCTATTATTAGAGAAATTAAAACCGATTTATTTGAAAGAGCAGAAGCTGAAGCAATTAAATTATTTGCAAAAAGCGTCGAACAAATGTTACTTGCACCTGCTGTCAAAAACAAAAAAGTTATGGCAATTGACCCCGCTTACGTTAATGGCTGTAAAATCGCTATTTTAGATGAAAATGGTAATTTTTTAGAAAAAGCAATTATTTATCCTAACCCACCAAAACCTAATTTGGATAAAGCTAAAGAAATTGTTAATAAATTGTTAGACAAATATGAATCAGATTTAATTTTAATAGGTAATGGAACTGCGAGCCATGAAACTAAGGATTTTATTACAAACCTTTTAAATTGAAGAAAAGAAGTAAATGGGCAAGAAAATGCAAAATGTTTAGTAGTTTCTGAAATTGGTGCATCAGTTTATTCTGCTTCAAAAAATGCAATTGAAGAATTTCCAAATTTATCTGTTGAAGAAAGATCTGCAATTTCAATTGGTCGTAGATATCAAGATCCATTAAATGAGCTTGTTAAGATTGATCCTAAAGCAATTGGCGTTGGGCAATATCAACACGATGTAGACCAAAAAATGCTTGAAAATGAGCTAGAATTTAAAGTCAATAAGGTAGTTAATGAAGTTGGAGTTAACCTAAATACTGCAAGTGAATATATTCTCAGATATATTTCAGGCTTAACAAAAACATTAGCTAAAAAAATTGTTGAGCATCGAAATAAAATCAAAGAATTTACCAACCGTGAAGAACTTAAGGAAATTAAAGGAATTAGTGATAAAGTTTATGAACAAGCAATCGGTTTTTTAAGACTTTATAATTCAAATGTTTTTTATGATAAAACAAATATTCACCCAGAAAGTTACAAACTTGCTGATTCATTAGTTAAATATTTAAATATCGATTTAAGTCAAATTGATAAAAAACTTTTACAAAATATTGATAAAAATAAGATTATGAATGATCTTAAAATCAATGAATTTGATTTGAATTTAATTATTGATTCTTTATTAAATCCAGGCAAAGATATAAGAGACCAAAAAGCTGGATTTACAATAAATGAGAATATTACAAAAGCTGAAGATTTGCATGTTGGACAAATTATATCTGGTCAAGTTTTGAATTTAACTGATTTTGGTGCATTTGTTTTTATAGGAATTAAACAAAGTGTCTTAGTTCATGTTTCACATATGAAACGCACTGAAAACGAATTTATCAACAAACCATCTGATGTTTTAAACATTGGTGATACTGTTCAAATTAAAATCTTAGACATTGATTTAGAACGCAATAGAATTCATGGGCAAATTATTTGATAA
- the nusA gene encoding transcription termination/antitermination protein NusA, which produces MESSDLKFKEFLRSIFNLSNLRNIPKEVIIDYFKQSVEKVIYGTYDEDAELEFIIDEANNNLSIINHKKLVVEDPKNPSDIVRFIEVPLSIAKTIKEKAKIDDFVSEEIDLDSFSKRDFVKILENFKGLINDFEKNRIINDYQNKIGEVVKARLSQYQKNGILLELVENPKVIAFMPNSAANKKITDSLSPADTIDVCIVSLLQDNKNAQLLVSNVDDKILVKLFYNEIPEVAQGYVEIAYIARIAGLRSKVVVKKSPTAPAYIEEIGSIIGRNAARISAISEQLKGEKIDLVQYSEDKKQLIMNAISPAKVIDIIQTKPTNGSKSAYIVIVPDVQHTLAIGKKGHNVLLASDIVKAKLDIISQSEADEKHIAYNIENGNVTDEDFKILEQGKKLRSNFKSRQKTPIGFDDKNKINLDDFAMEIAEMQSQIKSTNFEEQLLGSNLTDTIDATIEEARENVLDTNNTEDVYKDLEKAIKNNKTDEKDDYEKIAKTKLKDFQQDNDILGDIDLSDINDEDWE; this is translated from the coding sequence ATGGAAAGTAGTGATTTAAAATTTAAAGAATTCTTAAGAAGTATTTTTAATTTATCAAATTTAAGAAATATTCCAAAAGAAGTAATTATTGATTATTTTAAACAATCAGTTGAGAAAGTTATTTATGGAACTTATGATGAAGATGCAGAACTTGAATTTATTATTGATGAAGCAAATAATAATTTATCAATTATCAACCACAAGAAATTAGTTGTTGAAGACCCAAAAAATCCAAGTGATATAGTTAGATTTATTGAAGTTCCTCTTTCAATTGCAAAAACAATTAAAGAAAAAGCAAAAATTGATGATTTTGTTAGTGAAGAAATTGATTTGGATAGTTTTTCAAAACGTGATTTTGTCAAAATTTTAGAAAATTTCAAAGGTTTAATTAATGATTTTGAAAAAAATAGAATTATTAATGACTACCAAAACAAAATTGGCGAAGTTGTAAAAGCTAGATTAAGTCAATATCAAAAGAATGGAATTTTACTAGAACTTGTCGAAAATCCTAAAGTTATAGCATTTATGCCAAATTCAGCTGCTAATAAGAAAATTACAGATTCACTATCTCCAGCAGATACAATTGATGTATGTATTGTTTCACTTTTGCAAGATAACAAAAACGCACAACTTTTAGTGTCAAATGTTGATGATAAAATTTTAGTTAAATTGTTTTACAATGAAATTCCTGAGGTTGCACAAGGTTATGTTGAAATTGCTTATATTGCAAGAATTGCTGGGCTTAGATCGAAAGTTGTTGTTAAAAAATCACCAACCGCGCCTGCATATATTGAAGAAATCGGTTCAATTATTGGAAGAAATGCTGCAAGAATTTCTGCAATTTCTGAACAATTAAAAGGAGAAAAAATCGATTTAGTACAATATTCTGAAGATAAAAAGCAGTTAATTATGAATGCAATTAGCCCTGCTAAAGTAATTGATATTATTCAAACTAAACCAACAAATGGTTCTAAATCTGCTTATATTGTGATTGTTCCTGATGTTCAACACACACTTGCAATTGGCAAAAAAGGACATAATGTTTTACTAGCATCTGATATTGTTAAAGCAAAATTAGACATCATTAGCCAATCAGAAGCTGATGAAAAACATATTGCTTATAACATAGAAAATGGAAATGTAACTGATGAAGATTTCAAGATTTTAGAACAAGGAAAAAAACTTCGTTCAAATTTCAAATCAAGACAAAAAACTCCAATTGGATTTGATGATAAAAATAAAATTAATTTGGATGATTTTGCAATGGAAATTGCAGAAATGCAATCACAAATTAAATCAACTAATTTTGAAGAACAATTATTAGGTTCAAATCTAACTGACACTATTGATGCAACAATTGAAGAAGCAAGAGAAAATGTCTTAGATACAAACAATACTGAAGATGTTTATAAGGATTTAGAAAAAGCAATTAAAAATAATAAAACTGACGAAAAAGACGACTATGAAAAAATTGCAAAAACTAAACTAAAAGATTTCCAACAAGATAATGATATTTTAGGTGATATTGATTTAAGTGATATTAATGATGAAGACTGAGAATAA
- a CDS encoding TM2 domain-containing protein, translating to MNKSNQQFSNSNVNASPKSRLALTLLAFFLGYLGVDRFYGGRILLGILKLLTFGFGGLWILIDFILAVCGVQKDENGRNISNW from the coding sequence ATGAATAAATCAAACCAACAATTTTCTAATTCTAATGTAAATGCATCACCAAAAAGTAGGCTTGCATTAACTCTGCTTGCTTTTTTCTTAGGATATTTGGGAGTTGATAGATTTTATGGAGGAAGAATTCTATTGGGAATCTTGAAATTACTGACTTTTGGATTTGGGGGGCTTTGAATACTTATTGATTTTATTTTAGCAGTGTGTGGTGTTCAAAAAGATGAAAATGGAAGAAATATTTCCAATTGGTAA
- a CDS encoding methylated-DNA--[protein]-cysteine S-methyltransferase, which translates to MKHFAKYESPIGTLLLESDDEFITKIELVDDKNLSQDIEDESSNFVFCKVQLWLDTYFKNKQVLAYPKIKFIGTNFQKLVWKSLQELATFGQTISYKDLANSIIITTKQAKMSCQAIGNAVAKNPLLIIVPCHRVVGSNKTLTGFSCGIDAKIYLLEHENKILNKSNTNKLKWKVN; encoded by the coding sequence ATGAAACATTTCGCGAAATATGAGTCTCCAATTGGAACACTTTTGTTAGAAAGTGATGATGAATTTATTACTAAAATCGAGTTAGTAGATGATAAGAATCTATCGCAGGATATTGAAGACGAATCTTCAAATTTTGTTTTTTGCAAAGTGCAATTATGACTTGATACTTATTTTAAGAATAAACAAGTTTTAGCATATCCCAAAATCAAATTTATTGGTACTAATTTTCAAAAGCTCGTTTGAAAAAGTTTACAGGAGCTTGCAACATTTGGTCAAACAATTAGTTATAAAGATTTGGCAAATAGCATAATCATAACAACAAAGCAAGCAAAAATGTCATGTCAAGCAATTGGCAATGCAGTTGCTAAAAATCCATTATTAATTATTGTTCCTTGCCATAGAGTTGTTGGTTCAAATAAAACTCTAACTGGATTTTCTTGTGGAATCGATGCAAAAATTTATCTATTAGAACATGAAAATAAAATTTTGAATAAAAGCAATACTAATAAATTAAAATGAAAAGTTAACTAA
- a CDS encoding YlxR family protein: MMKTENKIISRKSIVDGQIYPISELIRFAKLKNGEVHFDPESNLKGKGAYCLNNISQLDILFKRKLLNKTFRQNIDIEMYNTIKSEVDEWIKSKIKENQI; encoded by the coding sequence ATGATGAAGACTGAGAATAAAATCATTTCAAGAAAATCAATTGTTGATGGACAAATTTATCCAATTTCTGAGCTAATTAGGTTTGCAAAATTAAAAAATGGTGAAGTCCATTTTGATCCAGAAAGTAATTTAAAAGGCAAAGGTGCATATTGTTTAAACAATATTTCACAACTTGATATTTTATTTAAGAGAAAACTTCTAAACAAAACATTTAGGCAAAATATTGACATTGAAATGTATAATACTATAAAAAGTGAGGTGGATGAATGGATAAAAAGCAAGATAAAAGAAAATCAAATATAG
- a CDS encoding MAG4530 family protein has protein sequence MIEFKKFDEFMDLMKKKYKTRFYILFFILKILFLYPIFFLSSFAITYFVFGKNFQNWESLCSIILAAIFTIYLLIRWILKFYFNFFLKKNIFKSFFAVMFLLKLSFNWKKYNYIDEETINIIKTFSRKGLALHGSMSILWSNSNFYRKANDMDFISMSISNKYLLNDLSLLKNDNLKIEMDNIFYKLAINDHKIEILQPKLFAAKFFRKKNDVFIPKLTWQIAMKYVQIFDCVFNVGISQEKIKESVIDLAFLLTDRIVYSKNIIKTFILNSLSNLFVKYFTNNATYSFDDEEYKSRLDNFFKSEVFNILKENNLSWIYRKIFSIYKKIVNDEQIKAINSNINNLLQNKDDLYKELLSLGNIKSLSSLKIYFDTKEERELAYSKIIISPNVAKLLTYFPYLVNEKKQIDVRYYLLSKLSI, from the coding sequence ATGATTGAATTCAAGAAGTTTGATGAATTTATGGATTTAATGAAAAAGAAATATAAGACAAGATTTTATATTTTATTTTTTATATTGAAGATATTATTTCTTTATCCTATTTTCTTTCTTTCATCATTTGCAATAACATATTTTGTATTTGGAAAGAATTTTCAAAATTGAGAATCACTTTGTAGCATCATTCTAGCTGCAATTTTTACAATATATTTATTAATTCGTTGGATATTAAAATTTTATTTTAATTTTTTTCTAAAGAAAAACATATTTAAATCATTTTTTGCAGTGATGTTTTTACTAAAATTATCATTTAATTGAAAAAAATATAATTATATTGACGAGGAAACAATAAACATTATTAAAACATTTTCAAGAAAAGGGCTAGCATTACATGGTAGTATGTCTATTTTATGGTCAAATAGCAATTTTTATAGAAAAGCCAATGATATGGATTTTATTTCGATGTCAATATCTAACAAATACTTATTAAATGATCTTTCTTTATTAAAAAACGATAATTTAAAAATTGAGATGGACAATATCTTCTATAAACTAGCTATTAATGATCATAAAATAGAAATCTTGCAACCAAAATTATTTGCAGCGAAGTTTTTTAGAAAGAAAAATGATGTTTTTATACCTAAATTAACATGACAGATTGCTATGAAGTATGTGCAAATATTTGATTGTGTTTTTAATGTAGGTATCTCACAAGAAAAAATAAAAGAATCAGTTATAGATTTAGCTTTTCTTTTAACTGACAGAATTGTTTATAGTAAGAATATAATTAAAACATTTATCTTGAATAGTCTTTCAAATTTATTTGTTAAGTATTTCACCAACAATGCAACATATTCTTTTGATGACGAAGAATACAAGAGCAGATTAGATAATTTTTTTAAATCCGAAGTATTCAATATTCTTAAAGAAAATAATTTGTCTTGAATTTATAGAAAAATTTTTAGCATATACAAGAAAATTGTAAACGATGAGCAAATAAAAGCAATAAATTCTAATATAAACAATTTGTTGCAAAACAAAGACGATTTATATAAAGAATTATTGTCACTTGGCAACATTAAAAGTTTATCGTCTCTCAAAATTTATTTTGATACTAAAGAAGAAAGAGAGCTTGCATATTCAAAAATAATTATTAGTCCAAATGTTGCAAAACTTTTAACGTATTTTCCATATTTAGTAAACGAGAAAAAACAAATAGATGTTAGATATTATCTTCTAAGTAAATTATCAATTTAG
- the metK gene encoding methionine adenosyltransferase, producing the protein MKYLLTSESVGAGHPDKICDQISDAVVDSLLKQDKTSRIACDVIANDDFIYIGGQITTKGYVDTTKEAWKILKPLGYKETDFKIISAIIPQSPDIAMGVDKNANKELGAGDQGILFGYATNENKYFMPWPIVLAHELVKRAEFLRRNKKFPYAKADMKSQVTMEYDDQTDKILIKKVLMSIQHDENFNETKFKKFVKENIIDFVAKENNFNLDYEILINPTGKFVIGGPKGDTGLTGRKIIVDTYGGFAHHGGGAFSGKDATKIDRSAAYMARYIAKNLVAANVNNKIEIQLSYAIGLPRPQSIYIDTFGDNKYSQEFLINLINKHFDLSVEGIINTLNLLNVSYLPLATFGHVGRLDLDLPWEKLDKAKEIENDIHLYNENQTKLKTNN; encoded by the coding sequence ATGAAATATTTATTAACTTCAGAATCAGTTGGTGCAGGCCATCCTGATAAAATTTGTGATCAAATTAGTGACGCAGTTGTTGATAGTTTATTAAAACAAGATAAAACATCAAGAATTGCATGTGATGTCATTGCAAATGATGACTTTATTTATATTGGTGGTCAAATTACAACTAAAGGTTATGTTGATACAACAAAAGAAGCTTGAAAAATTTTAAAACCATTAGGTTATAAAGAAACTGACTTTAAAATTATTAGTGCTATTATTCCTCAAAGTCCAGATATTGCAATGGGTGTTGATAAAAATGCTAATAAAGAACTGGGTGCAGGCGATCAAGGAATTTTGTTTGGCTATGCAACTAATGAAAATAAATATTTTATGCCTTGGCCGATTGTTTTAGCACATGAACTTGTTAAAAGAGCGGAATTTTTAAGAAGAAACAAAAAATTTCCTTATGCAAAAGCTGATATGAAATCACAAGTAACTATGGAATATGATGATCAAACTGACAAAATTCTAATTAAAAAAGTACTTATGTCAATTCAACATGACGAAAATTTTAATGAAACTAAATTCAAGAAATTTGTAAAAGAAAATATTATTGACTTTGTTGCAAAAGAAAATAATTTTAATTTAGATTATGAAATATTAATTAACCCAACAGGTAAGTTTGTTATTGGAGGGCCTAAAGGAGATACCGGACTTACTGGTAGAAAAATTATTGTTGATACTTATGGGGGATTTGCACATCATGGTGGTGGTGCATTTTCTGGCAAAGATGCAACAAAAATTGATCGTTCTGCTGCTTATATGGCAAGATATATTGCTAAAAATTTAGTTGCTGCTAATGTAAATAATAAGATAGAAATTCAACTTTCGTATGCAATTGGTTTGCCTAGACCTCAAAGTATTTATATTGATACTTTTGGAGATAATAAATATTCACAAGAATTTTTGATTAACTTAATCAATAAACATTTTGATTTAAGTGTTGAAGGTATTATTAACACACTAAATTTATTAAATGTATCTTATTTACCATTAGCGACTTTTGGTCATGTTGGAAGACTAGATTTAGATTTGCCTTGAGAAAAATTAGACAAGGCAAAAGAAATTGAAAATGATATTCATTTATACAATGAAAATCAAACTAAGCTTAAAACCAATAATTAA
- the asnA gene encoding aspartate--ammonia ligase has translation MTKEKLTLKETQLAISKLKTLFSNKLAKTLNLHRVSAPLFVLKKTGLNDTLNGERPVSFTIKDLDGEIEIVHSLAKWKRNALKKYEFSVYEGLYADMNAIRKEEDLDEFHSLYVDQWDWELIIKESDRNISFLKKIVKKIYNCLLYTEKEINKIYPQLSNKLSKQIFFITAKDLYKKYPTLTPKERENEIVKEKGSVFIIEIGNKLKDGNPHSSRAKDYDDWTLNGDLIVYDKLHNCAMELSSMGIRVNKDAIIKQYGTNENEISLLSKYHKNIIDNALPFTIGGGIGQSRIAMLLLEKQHIGEVQVSVWDDKNYENAKKMGIKFL, from the coding sequence ATGACAAAAGAAAAACTTACTTTAAAAGAAACACAACTTGCAATTAGCAAATTAAAAACATTATTCTCAAACAAATTAGCAAAAACATTGAATTTGCATCGTGTTAGCGCTCCTTTATTTGTTTTAAAGAAAACCGGCTTAAATGACACATTAAATGGAGAAAGACCAGTTAGTTTTACAATTAAAGATTTAGATGGTGAAATCGAAATTGTTCATTCACTTGCTAAATGAAAAAGAAATGCTTTAAAAAAATATGAATTTTCAGTTTATGAAGGCTTATATGCTGATATGAATGCAATTCGTAAAGAAGAGGATTTAGATGAATTTCATTCACTTTATGTTGATCAATGAGATTGAGAATTAATCATTAAAGAAAGTGATCGCAATATTAGTTTTTTAAAGAAAATTGTTAAAAAAATTTATAACTGTCTTTTATATACTGAAAAAGAAATTAACAAAATATATCCACAACTTTCAAATAAATTAAGCAAACAAATATTTTTTATTACTGCAAAAGATTTGTATAAAAAATATCCAACTTTAACTCCAAAAGAAAGAGAAAATGAAATTGTTAAAGAAAAAGGATCAGTCTTTATTATTGAAATTGGAAATAAATTAAAAGATGGAAATCCACATTCATCAAGGGCAAAAGACTATGATGATTGAACTTTAAATGGTGATTTAATTGTTTATGATAAGTTGCATAATTGTGCAATGGAATTAAGTAGTATGGGAATTAGAGTTAACAAAGATGCTATTATCAAACAATATGGGACTAATGAAAATGAAATTTCTTTATTAAGCAAATATCACAAAAATATAATTGACAATGCATTGCCTTTTACAATTGGTGGTGGAATTGGTCAAAGTCGAATAGCAATGTTACTTTTAGAAAAACAGCATATTGGAGAGGTTCAAGTTAGCGTCTGAGATGATAAAAACTATGAAAATGCTAAAAAAATGGGAATTAAATTTTTATAA